The proteins below are encoded in one region of Apium graveolens cultivar Ventura chromosome 4, ASM990537v1, whole genome shotgun sequence:
- the LOC141720787 gene encoding vesicle-associated protein 1-2-like, which yields MESLINNSSSTTQFQSDELITIDPLDLKFPLELKKQITCSFQLSNKSDHHVAFKVKTTNPKKYSVRPNNGIVLPRSQSNVTVTMQALREAPQDMQCNDKFLVQCVAAPPGATVKDITPDMFNKETGNHVEESKLRVSYVHPRRPPSPVREESEEETSENTTAVTRGSSEHQNTASKAKDIMATLTKEKESIIQENKRLKVELELLKKRPRRNSGGGLSIRYVLLIAVLGILLGYYMRKS from the exons ATGGAATCACTCATCAACAACTCCTCATCCACCACTCAATTTCAATCTGATGAACTCATCACCATCGATCCTCTCGACCTCAAATTCCCTC TTGAGTTGAAGAAGCAGATCACTTGCTCATTTCAGTTGTCTAATAAGAGTGATCATCATGTTGCTTTTAAG GTAAAGACAACTAATCCGAAGAAGTACTCTGTACGGCCCAACAATGGTATTGTCTTACCTCGCTCACAAAGCAATGTAACAG TTACAATGCAAGCTCTGAGAGAAGCACCCCAAGACATGCAATGCAATGACAAGTTTCTTGTCCAGTGCGTTGCAGCGCCCCCTGGTGCCACGGTAAAAGATATTACCCCAGATATG TTCAATAAAGAGACGGGAAACCATGTCGAGGAGAGCAAATTAAGAGTGTCTTATGTTCATCCCCGTAGACCGCCTTCACCTGTGCGAGAAGAGTCCGAGGAGGAGACATCTGAAAATACTACTGCT GTTACTAGAGGATCTTCTGAGCACCAAAATACCGCGTCCAAG GCCAAAGATATTATGGCAACACTTACCAAGGAAAAGGAGTCCATAATTCAAGAGAATAAAAGGCTTAAAGTTGAACTG GAACTTTTGAAGAAAAGGCCAAGAAGAAATAGTGGGGGTGGACTTTCAATCCGTTATGTGTTGCTTATTGCTGTACTTGGCATTCTGCTAGGGTATTATATGAGGAAGTCATGA